A window from Ignavibacteriota bacterium encodes these proteins:
- a CDS encoding TonB-dependent receptor — protein sequence MFIKDKKLVLIWISFFLIFYINNFFAQTATIKGVVVDSTSKEILPGANILLEEVNVGAATDKDGKFLIKNLQPGNYKLTTSYVGYQENVLHLNLKVNRTVELVIKLKLESIESKTVTVIARANSSIDAVNKQLSSEQIKNIVSADRLRKLPSGNAAEVVSRVPGVTLIRSGGEGAEIVIRGLAPQYNQITIDGIQLPPNIAVNGEYTQSTLVGDRSTNLSMISSGILGGIEVIKSITPDMDAAVFGGVVNFDLKKAAFDSTNSPSFEFLTQGGYNSIEDNYNNYRFSGTIHQRFFSQNLGFFIQGSVENRNPGGNTLGANYNLTDKLHGDLGIPDLTNVQLGDYQTNYDRKDLTSVLDFEHNSGEVQFKNLFSKYDIKREFRGESLNSNGITYSATDIKDELISIVNILNVNQKIPYLKMDLKIAHAYSESNSPKNLSIYFNQRYNFGNITRLTPKILVSKVIPNDNARYSGISDNSNIVKDRTWTAMADFTSDYYVSDIFTAYFKFGGMFQNRERLYNFDLWSGPASTPSVTISQILRSYWGTQENSNSVIRNFIDNDYSFGDYFDGEYSIYYPVDIKLSNLIYDNFWSPTRTLNDEFRSTIQDYNGTENRSAGYFMSKINFDDLLIILPGVRFQNLATSYLGYRIKITLPQNYDYTVVTKDEENGFWLPMLHLIYKPLSWFQMHFAYTNTLNYPPYSAIVPSYTIDQTSITYNNYALKPATSENFDLVLSFFNNEIGLFSINGFRKKIKNLVFSNQTFVTEFSAYPDLPQNSSQLYTFNTHINNPIPIDIWGIETEWQTHFWYLPQPFSWIEFTINYAHIFSKAAYPKGELYFDYREDGSYTKKIINEFYESRLLNQPNDILNSSIGIDYKGFSSRVSVVYIDNIFQKADFWLQNRVITDKSVRWDISLRQSIPWIYAQIYLDLINLTGTNETTLNEKTNYPKSISRYGMFGNFGLRLNL from the coding sequence ATGTTTATAAAAGATAAAAAATTAGTTTTAATATGGATTTCTTTTTTTCTAATATTTTATATAAATAATTTTTTTGCTCAAACAGCCACTATAAAAGGCGTAGTTGTTGATTCAACATCAAAAGAAATTTTACCTGGCGCAAATATTTTATTAGAAGAAGTAAATGTTGGTGCTGCTACTGATAAAGACGGAAAATTCTTAATTAAAAATCTTCAACCCGGTAACTATAAATTAACAACTTCTTATGTTGGTTATCAAGAAAATGTTTTACATCTCAATTTAAAAGTAAACCGAACAGTTGAATTAGTAATAAAATTAAAACTTGAAAGCATTGAAAGTAAAACAGTAACTGTCATTGCTCGTGCAAACAGTTCAATTGATGCAGTAAATAAGCAACTTTCTTCAGAACAAATTAAGAATATAGTCTCTGCAGATAGGTTGCGAAAATTGCCAAGCGGTAATGCTGCAGAAGTTGTCTCAAGAGTTCCTGGAGTAACTTTAATTCGCAGTGGCGGTGAAGGCGCAGAAATTGTTATCAGAGGATTAGCTCCGCAATATAATCAAATAACAATTGATGGAATTCAACTTCCACCCAATATTGCAGTAAATGGGGAATATACTCAATCAACTTTAGTTGGAGATAGATCAACAAATTTAAGTATGATATCTTCTGGAATTCTAGGTGGAATAGAAGTTATTAAATCAATTACACCGGATATGGATGCAGCTGTATTTGGCGGAGTTGTTAATTTTGATTTAAAGAAAGCAGCATTTGATAGTACAAATTCTCCTTCATTTGAATTCTTAACTCAAGGCGGTTATAATTCCATAGAAGATAATTATAATAATTATAGATTTTCAGGAACGATTCATCAACGCTTTTTTTCTCAAAACCTTGGATTTTTTATTCAAGGATCGGTTGAAAATAGAAATCCTGGTGGAAATACTTTAGGAGCAAATTATAATTTAACTGATAAACTTCACGGCGATTTAGGCATTCCAGACCTAACAAATGTTCAATTAGGTGATTATCAAACAAATTATGATAGAAAAGATTTAACATCAGTTTTAGATTTTGAACACAATTCTGGAGAAGTACAATTTAAAAATCTTTTTTCTAAGTATGATATTAAAAGAGAATTCAGAGGAGAATCGCTTAATTCAAATGGAATTACCTATTCTGCAACTGATATTAAAGATGAATTAATTTCAATTGTCAACATATTAAACGTAAATCAGAAAATTCCATATTTAAAAATGGATTTAAAAATTGCTCATGCATATTCAGAAAGCAATTCTCCCAAAAATCTATCTATTTATTTTAATCAAAGATATAATTTTGGTAACATAACCCGATTAACCCCAAAAATATTAGTATCCAAAGTTATTCCAAACGATAATGCAAGATACAGCGGAATATCAGATAATTCTAATATAGTGAAAGATAGAACTTGGACTGCAATGGCAGATTTTACTTCTGATTATTATGTATCTGATATTTTTACAGCTTATTTTAAATTTGGAGGAATGTTCCAAAATCGTGAAAGATTATATAATTTCGATCTATGGTCTGGACCAGCATCAACTCCTTCAGTTACAATATCTCAAATTTTAAGAAGTTATTGGGGTACTCAAGAAAATAGTAATTCTGTTATAAGAAATTTTATTGATAATGATTATTCATTTGGCGATTATTTTGATGGTGAATATTCAATTTATTATCCTGTTGATATTAAACTCTCTAATTTAATTTATGATAATTTTTGGTCGCCAACTCGCACCCTAAATGATGAATTTCGATCAACAATTCAAGATTATAATGGAACGGAAAATAGAAGCGCAGGATATTTTATGTCAAAAATTAATTTTGATGATTTATTGATTATACTGCCCGGTGTGCGCTTTCAGAATCTTGCAACATCTTATTTAGGATATAGAATTAAAATTACACTGCCACAAAATTATGATTATACAGTTGTAACCAAAGATGAAGAAAATGGATTTTGGCTACCAATGTTACATTTAATCTACAAGCCATTATCATGGTTTCAGATGCATTTTGCGTATACAAATACATTGAATTATCCGCCTTATTCTGCAATTGTTCCAAGTTATACAATCGATCAAACATCAATTACTTATAACAATTATGCACTAAAACCTGCCACATCAGAAAATTTTGATTTGGTATTATCATTTTTTAATAATGAAATTGGTTTATTTTCAATAAATGGATTTAGAAAAAAAATTAAAAATTTAGTATTCTCAAATCAAACTTTTGTAACAGAATTTAGTGCTTACCCAGACTTACCACAAAATAGTAGTCAACTTTATACTTTTAATACACATATAAACAACCCAATTCCTATTGATATTTGGGGTATTGAAACTGAATGGCAAACACATTTTTGGTATTTACCTCAGCCATTTTCATGGATTGAATTTACAATAAATTACGCGCATATTTTTTCTAAAGCAGCATATCCAAAAGGTGAACTATATTTTGATTATCGAGAAGATGGATCTTACACAAAAAAAATAATTAATGAATTCTATGAATCAAGACTGTTGAATCAGCCTAATGATATTTTAAATTCTTCAATTGGAATTGATTACAAGGGATTTTCTAGCAGAGTTTCAGTTGTGTATATTGATAACATATTTCAGAAAGCAGATTTTTGGCTGCAGAATAGAGTAATAACAGATAAATCAGTCAGATGGGATATTTCACTCAGACAATCTATTCCTTGGATATATGCACAAATTTATCTTGATTTAATAAATTTAACCGGAACAAATGAAACCACTTTAAATGAAAAAACAAATTATCCAAAATCAATTTCAAGATACGGGATGTTTGGAAACTTTGGATTGAGGTTAAATTTGTAA
- a CDS encoding NADP-dependent isocitrate dehydrogenase, which translates to MANDKIIWTKIDEAPALATYCLLPIVQAFTKGTGIEVETNDISLAGRIIANFPENLTDEQKIPDFLTQLGELAKTPEANIIKLPNISASIPQLQAAIKELQEKGYNIPNYPEEPKNDEEKELQKRFSKVLGSAVNPVLREGNSDRRASTSVKKFAQKFPHKMMKPWPQSGSKTRVAHMNEKDFFETERSLTIEKPINVKIEFIDENGNSKILKEKLSLLNGEVIDIAVMNVSALRKFYAEQIEEANKDNVLLSLHLKATMMKVSDPIMFGHAVSVYYRSALEKHAKTLKEIGANVNNGLTDVLEKLNKLPLEKKTEIENDINEVYKYQPQLAMVDSRNGKTNLHVPNDVIVDASMPNVVRDGGKMWNKNDELQDCIAMIPDRSYATMYNVIIEDAKVNGQFDPATMGAVSNVGLMAQKAEEYGSHDKTFQASNNGKIQVVDFEGNVFLEQKVESGDIFRMCQTKDAAIKDWVKLAVNRAKTSNTPAVFWLDENRSHDSEIIKKVKNYLTEHNTENLIIKILKPQEAMKFTLDRTRKGLDTISVTGNVLRDYLTDLFPILELGTSARMLSIVPLLNGGGLFETGAGGSAPKHVQQLLKENHLRWDSLGEYSALVPSLESIAQKSGNKKAEILAETLDIAIGKYLENGKMPSRKVNEMDNRGSSFYLSMYWAEALAQQNSDLEIKQKFEKISKDLFENEIKIVEELISVQGKAANIGGYYLPDEKLTMNVMRPSKTYNSIIDSI; encoded by the coding sequence ATGGCGAACGACAAAATAATTTGGACGAAAATTGATGAAGCTCCGGCTTTAGCAACATATTGCTTACTTCCAATTGTGCAAGCTTTTACAAAAGGAACTGGAATTGAAGTTGAAACAAATGATATTTCTTTAGCCGGAAGAATAATTGCAAACTTTCCGGAAAATTTAACGGATGAACAAAAAATTCCGGATTTCCTAACCCAGCTTGGTGAACTAGCCAAAACTCCGGAAGCAAATATTATTAAATTGCCAAATATAAGTGCTTCAATTCCTCAGCTTCAAGCTGCAATAAAAGAACTGCAAGAAAAAGGTTACAATATTCCAAATTATCCAGAAGAACCAAAGAATGATGAAGAAAAAGAGCTTCAAAAAAGATTTTCAAAAGTTTTAGGATCAGCAGTAAATCCGGTTTTACGTGAAGGAAATTCTGATAGAAGAGCATCCACTTCAGTAAAAAAGTTTGCGCAAAAATTTCCTCATAAAATGATGAAACCTTGGCCGCAATCCGGTTCAAAAACCCGAGTTGCTCATATGAACGAAAAAGATTTTTTCGAAACAGAAAGATCATTAACAATTGAAAAACCAATAAATGTTAAAATTGAATTTATTGATGAAAATGGAAATTCGAAAATTCTAAAAGAAAAGTTATCTTTGTTGAATGGCGAAGTTATTGATATAGCGGTGATGAATGTTAGTGCATTAAGAAAATTTTATGCTGAACAAATTGAAGAAGCAAATAAAGATAATGTTTTACTTTCACTTCACCTAAAAGCAACAATGATGAAAGTTTCTGATCCGATTATGTTTGGTCATGCAGTTTCAGTTTACTATAGATCAGCTTTGGAAAAACACGCTAAAACATTAAAAGAAATTGGCGCAAACGTAAATAACGGATTGACAGATGTTTTAGAAAAATTAAATAAACTTCCGCTTGAAAAGAAAACAGAAATTGAAAATGATATAAATGAAGTATATAAGTATCAACCTCAATTGGCAATGGTTGATTCCAGAAATGGCAAAACAAATTTGCATGTTCCAAATGATGTAATTGTTGATGCTTCAATGCCTAATGTTGTAAGGGACGGCGGTAAAATGTGGAATAAAAATGATGAACTTCAAGATTGTATTGCTATGATTCCGGATAGATCTTATGCAACAATGTATAACGTAATAATTGAAGATGCAAAAGTTAACGGTCAGTTTGATCCCGCAACAATGGGAGCTGTTTCTAATGTTGGATTGATGGCACAAAAAGCGGAAGAATATGGCTCACATGATAAAACTTTTCAAGCTTCAAATAATGGAAAAATACAAGTTGTTGATTTTGAAGGAAATGTTTTTCTCGAACAAAAAGTTGAATCCGGTGATATTTTTAGAATGTGTCAAACTAAAGATGCCGCAATAAAAGATTGGGTTAAATTAGCCGTGAACAGAGCAAAAACTTCAAATACCCCAGCAGTATTTTGGCTGGATGAAAATAGAAGTCATGATAGTGAAATAATTAAAAAAGTTAAAAATTATTTAACAGAACATAATACTGAGAACCTAATCATCAAAATTCTTAAGCCTCAAGAAGCAATGAAATTTACACTAGATAGAACTAGAAAAGGTTTGGATACAATATCTGTAACGGGAAATGTTCTTAGAGATTATTTAACAGATCTTTTCCCAATTTTGGAATTAGGAACAAGCGCTAGAATGTTATCAATTGTTCCACTGCTAAATGGCGGCGGACTTTTTGAAACTGGTGCCGGTGGCTCAGCTCCAAAACATGTACAGCAATTATTAAAAGAAAATCATCTGAGATGGGATTCGCTTGGCGAGTATTCGGCGTTGGTTCCGTCACTTGAATCAATTGCACAAAAATCTGGAAATAAAAAAGCAGAAATCCTTGCTGAAACTCTTGATATTGCAATTGGTAAATATTTAGAAAACGGGAAAATGCCATCAAGAAAAGTAAATGAAATGGATAATAGGGGAAGTTCATTTTATTTATCGATGTATTGGGCTGAAGCGCTTGCTCAGCAAAATTCAGATTTGGAAATTAAACAGAAATTCGAAAAAATTTCGAAAGATTTATTTGAAAATGAAATTAAAATTGTTGAAGAATTAATTTCGGTTCAAGGAAAAGCTGCAAATATTGGCGGTTATTATCTACCGGATGAAAAATTAACAATGAATGTTATGAGACCTAGTAAAACATATAATTCAATAATCGATTCTATTTAA
- a CDS encoding T9SS type A sorting domain-containing protein encodes MEEARIRNFEKWNGVITSNTYEEEIVILKGWIGRRITWIEENLPRITKIEENINIVKNEFELSQNYPNPFNPTTIINYSLKKEGFTTLKVYDILGSEITTLVNENKFAGSYTIEFDGSNLSNGVYFYTINSGNFHQTKKMILLK; translated from the coding sequence ATAGAAGAAGCAAGGATCAGAAATTTTGAAAAATGGAATGGAGTAATAACTTCAAATACATATGAAGAAGAAATAGTAATATTAAAAGGATGGATTGGCAGAAGAATAACATGGATTGAAGAAAATTTACCGAGAATTACAAAAATAGAAGAAAATATTAATATTGTAAAAAATGAATTTGAATTGTCACAAAATTATCCAAATCCTTTTAACCCAACAACAATTATAAATTATTCTCTAAAAAAAGAAGGATTTACAACTTTAAAAGTTTATGATATTCTCGGAAGTGAAATAACAACTTTAGTAAATGAAAATAAATTTGCAGGAAGTTATACAATTGAATTTGATGGCTCAAATCTTTCCAATGGAGTTTACTTCTACACAATAAACTCCGGTAATTTTCACCAAACAAAAAAAATGATTCTACTTAAATAG
- a CDS encoding T9SS type A sorting domain-containing protein: MWGELYSGISIGEILINNSYSNFSFNLKRKINIFGDPSIILTYDFLSNIDNHYHLIEAEYLLSQNYPNPFNPTTIINYSLKKEGFTTLKIYDILGSEITTLVSENKFAGSYTIEFDGSNLSNGVYFYTINSGNFHQTKKMILIK; encoded by the coding sequence ATTTGGGGTGAATTATATAGTGGAATTTCAATAGGTGAAATTTTAATAAATAATTCCTACTCTAATTTCAGTTTTAATTTGAAAAGAAAAATCAATATTTTTGGTGATCCATCAATAATATTAACATATGATTTCCTAAGTAATATTGATAATCACTATCATTTAATAGAAGCAGAATATTTATTGTCACAAAATTATCCAAATCCTTTTAACCCAACAACAATTATAAATTATTCTCTAAAAAAAGAAGGATTTACAACTTTAAAAATTTATGATATTCTCGGAAGTGAAATAACAACTTTAGTAAGTGAAAATAAATTTGCAGGAAGTTATACAATTGAATTTGATGGCTCAAATCTTTCCAATGGAGTTTACTTCTACACAATAAACTCCGGTAATTTTCATCAAACAAAAAAAATGATTTTAATTAAATAA
- the mgrA gene encoding L-glyceraldehyde 3-phosphate reductase, whose translation MKQYFPHENRYEKMKYNRCGRSGLKLPAISLGLWHNWGGFDNFENSREMLRTAFNLGITHFDLANNYGPPYGSAEENFGQMFKKDFSNLRDELIISTKAGWDMWPGPYGNFGSRKYLVASLDQSLKRMGLDYVDIFYHHRPDPETPLEETMGALDFIVKSGRALYVGVSQYSAELTQRAYQILKDMGTTLLIHQPNYNIFDRWIENGLTNVLDEKGIGCIPFSPLAQGILTNRYLDSIPSDSRAGKKYGYLKKEQLTEVKMNKVKLLNEIAINRNLSLAQMSISWVLNNKSVTSALIGASKPEQISEIVNVISQNNLSENELKQIDDIINN comes from the coding sequence AAACAATATTTTCCACATGAAAACCGATATGAAAAAATGAAATATAACAGATGCGGAAGAAGCGGATTGAAACTTCCGGCAATATCTTTAGGGCTTTGGCACAATTGGGGTGGTTTTGATAATTTTGAAAATAGTAGAGAAATGTTAAGAACAGCTTTTAATTTAGGAATTACACATTTTGATTTGGCTAATAATTATGGTCCTCCATATGGTTCAGCAGAAGAAAATTTTGGTCAAATGTTCAAAAAAGATTTTTCAAATTTAAGGGATGAACTAATTATTTCAACAAAAGCCGGATGGGATATGTGGCCTGGTCCATATGGTAATTTTGGTTCGAGAAAATATTTAGTCGCAAGTTTGGATCAGAGTTTAAAAAGAATGGGCTTGGATTATGTGGATATTTTTTATCATCATCGTCCGGATCCCGAAACACCGCTTGAAGAAACAATGGGAGCATTAGATTTTATTGTAAAAAGCGGTCGTGCACTTTATGTTGGAGTTTCTCAATATAGTGCTGAATTAACACAAAGAGCTTATCAAATTCTGAAAGATATGGGGACAACACTTTTAATTCATCAACCAAATTATAATATTTTTGATAGATGGATTGAAAATGGATTGACAAATGTTTTAGATGAAAAGGGAATTGGCTGCATTCCGTTTTCACCCTTAGCACAAGGAATTTTAACAAATAGATATTTGGACTCAATTCCAAGTGATTCTAGAGCTGGGAAAAAATACGGCTATTTGAAAAAAGAGCAATTAACCGAAGTAAAAATGAACAAAGTAAAATTGCTAAATGAAATTGCAATAAATAGAAATCTGTCTCTTGCTCAAATGTCAATTAGCTGGGTTTTAAATAATAAATCTGTTACTTCAGCTTTAATTGGTGCGAGTAAACCTGAACAAATTTCTGAAATTGTAAATGTAATTAGTCAAAATAATTTAAGTGAAAATGAATTAAAACAAATTGATGATATTATAAATAATTAG